Proteins encoded by one window of Gordonia jinghuaiqii:
- a CDS encoding TetR/AcrR family transcriptional regulator → MPANRRPRARAEKRDEIVTSARRLFVDNGYDDTTLSKIAADARVTANTVYWYFPDKDHLLVAVLEELLIEALARYEPMAQRPLADKIMFVLEELSAMRNLVDTVHSRRAASPIIDRWHSNFHAMADALTRADLPPDDAQPASHIIAFVVEGLLTHPGDEAEQRAIIDLLVDRITQR, encoded by the coding sequence ATGCCCGCCAATCGTCGTCCACGAGCACGGGCAGAAAAGCGCGACGAGATCGTCACCTCCGCTCGCCGACTCTTTGTCGACAACGGCTACGACGACACGACGCTGAGCAAGATCGCCGCCGATGCCCGAGTCACCGCGAACACCGTCTACTGGTACTTCCCCGACAAGGACCATCTACTGGTGGCCGTCCTGGAAGAACTGCTCATCGAGGCATTGGCGCGCTACGAACCGATGGCGCAGCGTCCGCTGGCGGACAAGATCATGTTCGTGCTCGAAGAGTTGTCCGCAATGCGCAACCTTGTCGACACAGTCCATTCGCGCCGCGCCGCCTCGCCAATAATAGATCGATGGCACAGCAACTTCCACGCGATGGCAGATGCACTCACCCGCGCCGATCTCCCGCCCGATGATGCGCAACCGGCGAGCCACATCATCGCGTTCGTGGTCGAAGGTCTACTCACACATCCCGGCGACGAAGCAGAGCAACGGGCAATCATCGACCTACTCGTCGACCGCATCACCCAGCGCTGA
- a CDS encoding GlxA family transcriptional regulator: protein MNVHRVTVLALESVLPIDLGIPTQIFNPRPDTPYALSICGITPGAVRTSTGFTIGVTAGLEELDHAGTIIIPGYRDYRLPPPAAVSEALNRAARRGARIASICTGAFALAAAGLLDGRTVTTHWASADELEELFPGITVDREVLYIDDTPILTSAGVTAGIDLCMHMVRNDLGAHVANTIARELVAAPHRDGGQAQYITRPLPDPSATTLAATREWAASRLGEPLTLDSLAQHAGVSSRTLTRLWRAETGVSPHRWLLAARVNRARELLEKTDHTVEQVASRCGLGSATNLRARFREAVGTTPTAYRRAFSQSAVANAPSPSAAPTCARTSRSPTTR from the coding sequence ATGAATGTTCATCGGGTGACCGTGTTGGCACTTGAGTCGGTGTTGCCCATCGATCTCGGAATTCCGACGCAGATCTTCAACCCACGCCCGGATACGCCCTACGCCTTGAGTATTTGCGGCATTACGCCAGGGGCGGTCAGGACGAGCACGGGTTTCACGATCGGTGTGACGGCGGGCCTGGAGGAGCTCGATCACGCTGGGACAATAATCATTCCGGGTTACCGCGACTATCGGCTGCCACCGCCGGCGGCAGTGTCGGAGGCATTGAACAGAGCGGCACGTCGGGGGGCCAGGATTGCGTCCATCTGTACCGGAGCGTTCGCACTGGCTGCCGCTGGTCTGCTGGACGGTCGCACCGTCACCACACACTGGGCCAGCGCTGACGAGCTCGAGGAGCTGTTTCCCGGAATCACCGTAGACCGCGAGGTGCTCTACATCGATGACACCCCGATACTCACCTCCGCGGGCGTCACCGCCGGGATAGATTTATGTATGCATATGGTGCGCAACGATCTTGGTGCGCATGTCGCCAACACCATCGCCCGTGAACTCGTGGCAGCGCCGCATCGCGACGGAGGTCAGGCTCAGTACATCACCAGACCGCTTCCCGACCCCAGTGCGACAACTCTGGCCGCAACCAGGGAGTGGGCGGCGAGTCGTCTCGGCGAACCGCTGACCCTCGACAGTCTGGCGCAGCATGCCGGGGTCTCAAGTCGGACCCTCACCCGCCTCTGGCGCGCGGAGACCGGAGTCAGTCCACACCGGTGGCTGTTGGCTGCGCGTGTCAACCGAGCCAGGGAACTTCTCGAGAAGACCGACCACACCGTTGAACAGGTGGCCAGTCGGTGTGGCCTCGGCAGCGCCACCAACCTACGCGCGCGGTTCCGAGAGGCGGTTGGTACCACGCCCACCGCGTACCGGAGGGCATTCAGTCAGTCTGCCGTCGCGAATGCACCATCACCAAGTGCTGCACCGACGTGTGCCCGAACATCAAGATCACCGACAACGCGCTGA
- a CDS encoding HD domain-containing protein, which yields MTESSTTATDALDPTEWNLPDSEICSAALHLVNTTSSSPLSNHCVRSYVFGREIAAAWGLQGGVDYDDETLYLACLLHDLGLTDYGSGDQRFEIEGADAAARFLREHGGVDDQVITTIWQSIALHSSLGLGHRFGTVQAISTAGISFDVDGMGMENHSPDFIERVTTTWPRHGLGHALGDAIARDIREHPHNPMKAPPFTLPGHLNEALNGAPAIVFADVVANAAWGDRSEDK from the coding sequence ATGACCGAGTCATCCACCACTGCGACCGACGCTCTTGACCCAACCGAATGGAACCTTCCGGATTCCGAAATATGCTCAGCAGCACTCCATTTGGTGAACACCACTTCTTCTTCACCCCTCTCCAACCACTGCGTCCGGAGCTATGTGTTCGGACGCGAGATCGCCGCTGCGTGGGGTTTACAGGGCGGCGTCGATTACGACGATGAAACGCTCTACCTCGCATGTCTCCTGCACGACCTCGGTCTCACCGACTATGGAAGCGGGGATCAACGATTCGAGATCGAAGGCGCCGACGCCGCAGCACGGTTCTTACGCGAACACGGCGGCGTTGACGATCAGGTGATCACCACGATCTGGCAGTCCATCGCACTCCACAGCAGCCTTGGTCTGGGACACCGCTTTGGCACCGTACAGGCGATCTCGACCGCGGGGATCTCCTTCGACGTCGACGGAATGGGCATGGAAAACCACTCACCAGATTTCATCGAACGCGTCACCACCACCTGGCCCCGTCACGGTCTGGGCCACGCACTCGGGGACGCAATAGCCCGCGATATCCGGGAACACCCGCACAACCCGATGAAAGCGCCACCGTTCACCTTGCCCGGCCACCTCAACGAGGCGCTCAACGGAGCACCTGCCATCGTGTTCGCCGACGTCGTCGCCAACGCAGCCTGGGGCGACCGATCCGAGGACAAGTAG
- a CDS encoding succinate dehydrogenase/fumarate reductase iron-sulfur subunit, with product MGYDAKFRIWRGDTDAGELKDYTVVANDGEVVLDILHRLQATQTPDLAVRWNCKAGKCGSCSAEVNGRPKLLCMTRMSTFTEDEVITVTPMRTFPVIRDLVTDVSFNYAKAREIQSFTPPEGLKPGEYRMKQVDVARSQEFRKCIECFLCQNTCHVVRDHEENKEVFAGPRYLMRIAELDMHPLDVAERPDTAQSEHGLGLCNITKCCSDVCPENIKITDNALIPMKERVVDRKYDPLVWLGNKLFRR from the coding sequence ATGGGATACGACGCGAAGTTCCGAATCTGGCGCGGCGACACCGACGCCGGTGAACTCAAGGACTACACCGTGGTCGCCAACGACGGTGAGGTGGTGCTCGACATCCTCCACCGGCTGCAGGCGACCCAGACCCCCGACCTGGCCGTGCGCTGGAACTGCAAGGCAGGCAAGTGCGGCTCCTGCTCGGCGGAGGTCAACGGCCGCCCGAAACTGTTGTGCATGACGAGGATGTCGACCTTCACCGAGGACGAGGTCATCACGGTGACCCCGATGCGTACCTTCCCCGTGATCCGCGATCTGGTCACCGACGTCTCGTTCAACTACGCGAAAGCACGGGAGATCCAGTCGTTCACGCCGCCGGAAGGGTTGAAGCCGGGGGAGTACCGGATGAAACAGGTCGACGTGGCGCGGTCGCAGGAGTTCCGCAAGTGCATCGAATGCTTCCTGTGCCAGAACACCTGCCACGTGGTCCGCGATCACGAGGAGAACAAGGAGGTCTTCGCCGGACCCCGCTACCTGATGCGGATCGCGGAACTCGACATGCATCCCCTCGACGTCGCCGAACGGCCCGACACCGCGCAGTCCGAGCACGGCCTGGGGCTGTGCAACATCACCAAGTGCTGTTCCGACGTGTGTCCCGAGAACATCAAGATCACCGACAACGCGCTCATCCCGATGAAGGAGCGGGTGGTCGATCGCAAGTACGATCCGCTGGTGTGGTTGGGTAACAAGCTCTTTCGAAGGTAG
- a CDS encoding fumarate reductase/succinate dehydrogenase flavoprotein subunit: MTEPERYTFDVVVIGAGGAGLRAVIEAREKGYSVAVVCKSLFGKAHTVMAEGGCAASMGNANSKDNWQTHFQDTMRGGKFLNNWRMAELHAREAPDRVWELETYGALFDRTDDGRIAQRNFGGHTYPRLAHVGDRTGLELIRTMQQKIVSLQQEDYAATGDYESRIKVFAECTITELLKDGDAIAGAFGYWRESGRFVVFEAPAVVIATGGIGKSFKVTSNSWEYTGDGHALALRAGASLINMEFIQFHPTGMVWPPSVKGILVTEGVRGDGGVLKNTEGKRFMFDYIPPVFKGQYAETEDEADKWLADNDSARRTPDLLPRDEVARAINEEVKAGRGTEHGGVYLDIASRMPAEEIMRRLPSMHHQFKELADVDITAEPMEVGPTCHYVMGGIEVDPDTGVSRVPGLFAAGECSGGMHGSNRLGGNSLSDLLVFGRRAGLGAASYVGSLHTRPGISPDDIDRAASFALAPFDPPAGGTPENPYTLYTDLQQTMNDLVGIIRKEEEMQEAITLLADLRNRLGGMQVEGHRQFNPGWHLAIDLRNMLLVCECVAKAALMRTESRGGHTRDDHPSMDSAWRNSLLVCTADLGDDSPVPEVTVVREEQTPMRPDLMELFEFQEVEKYYTAAEIAGHPGAAAEIAGHPGAGGERAEGHSED; the protein is encoded by the coding sequence ATGACCGAGCCGGAACGCTACACATTCGACGTTGTCGTCATCGGCGCGGGCGGTGCCGGTTTGCGGGCGGTCATCGAGGCGCGCGAGAAGGGCTATTCCGTGGCGGTGGTGTGCAAGTCGCTGTTCGGTAAGGCCCACACGGTGATGGCCGAGGGCGGGTGCGCGGCGTCGATGGGTAACGCCAACTCGAAGGACAACTGGCAGACGCACTTCCAGGACACGATGCGTGGCGGCAAGTTCCTGAACAACTGGCGGATGGCGGAACTCCACGCCAGAGAAGCGCCGGACCGGGTCTGGGAACTGGAAACCTATGGGGCGCTGTTCGATCGAACCGACGACGGACGTATCGCGCAGCGCAACTTCGGAGGGCACACCTACCCGCGGCTCGCGCACGTCGGCGACCGGACAGGTCTGGAACTGATCCGGACGATGCAACAGAAGATCGTGTCGTTGCAGCAGGAGGACTACGCCGCCACCGGCGACTACGAGTCACGCATCAAGGTGTTCGCCGAATGCACCATCACCGAGCTGCTCAAAGACGGCGACGCCATCGCCGGGGCGTTCGGGTACTGGCGCGAGTCCGGCCGTTTCGTCGTGTTCGAGGCCCCGGCGGTGGTGATTGCGACCGGTGGCATCGGCAAGTCGTTCAAGGTCACGTCCAACTCGTGGGAGTACACCGGTGACGGGCACGCTCTCGCGCTGCGCGCCGGGGCGAGCCTGATCAACATGGAGTTCATCCAGTTCCACCCGACCGGCATGGTGTGGCCGCCCAGTGTCAAAGGGATCCTGGTGACCGAAGGTGTCCGAGGAGACGGCGGCGTCCTGAAGAACACCGAGGGCAAGCGCTTCATGTTCGATTACATCCCGCCGGTGTTCAAGGGCCAGTACGCCGAGACCGAGGACGAGGCCGACAAGTGGTTGGCCGACAACGACAGCGCCCGTCGGACACCCGACCTGCTGCCACGCGACGAGGTCGCGCGGGCGATCAACGAAGAGGTCAAGGCCGGCCGCGGCACCGAGCACGGGGGTGTCTACCTCGACATCGCCTCCCGCATGCCCGCCGAGGAGATCATGCGTCGTCTGCCGTCGATGCATCACCAGTTCAAAGAGCTCGCCGACGTCGACATCACCGCAGAGCCCATGGAGGTCGGTCCCACCTGCCATTACGTCATGGGCGGGATCGAGGTCGATCCGGACACCGGGGTGTCGCGCGTGCCGGGCCTGTTCGCGGCGGGTGAGTGCTCCGGCGGCATGCATGGATCGAACCGTTTGGGCGGCAACTCATTGTCCGACCTGCTGGTGTTCGGGCGCCGCGCCGGGCTGGGTGCGGCGTCGTATGTGGGATCGCTGCACACCCGGCCCGGGATCTCACCCGACGACATCGACCGGGCGGCGTCGTTCGCGCTGGCGCCGTTCGATCCACCCGCCGGCGGCACGCCGGAGAATCCCTACACGCTGTACACCGACCTGCAACAGACGATGAACGACCTCGTGGGAATCATCCGCAAGGAGGAGGAGATGCAGGAGGCGATCACCCTTCTCGCCGACCTGCGAAATCGACTGGGCGGCATGCAGGTGGAGGGGCACCGGCAGTTCAATCCCGGCTGGCATCTGGCGATCGACCTGCGGAACATGCTGCTGGTCTGTGAGTGTGTCGCGAAGGCCGCGCTCATGCGGACGGAGAGCCGTGGCGGTCATACCCGCGACGACCATCCGTCGATGGATTCGGCCTGGCGCAACTCCCTGCTGGTGTGCACCGCGGATCTGGGCGACGATTCACCGGTCCCCGAGGTGACGGTGGTCAGGGAGGAGCAGACCCCGATGCGGCCGGACCTGATGGAGCTGTTCGAGTTCCAGGAGGTCGAAAAGTACTACACCGCAGCCGAGATCGCCGGCCATCCCGGCGCCGCAGCCGAGATCGCCGGCCATCCCGGCGCCGGAGGCGAGCGAGCCGAGGGACATTCGGAGGACTGA
- a CDS encoding AMP-binding enzyme has protein sequence MSGNRRAAGFNVYSIEVEQALLAHPDIQDCAVIGCPDDKWDELSKPSYSHEVGDPPTRST, from the coding sequence GTGTCGGGCAACCGGCGAGCCGCCGGATTCAACGTCTACTCCATCGAGGTGGAGCAGGCACTGCTGGCACATCCCGACATCCAGGACTGTGCGGTCATCGGCTGCCCCGACGACAAGTGGGACGAGCTGTCGAAGCCGTCGTACAGCCACGAAGTGGGAGATCCCCCGACCCGGAGTACGTGA
- the aqpZ gene encoding aquaporin Z: MTSPSPAARLAAEFFGTFWLVFGGCGSAIFAAKQIAQSDDGQNTFQVGIGFLGVSLAFGLTVVTMAYAVGHVSGGHFNPAITLGAAISGRFAWKELPGYWISQVVGGLAAGLMLFLIAKGRPDFVAEGNMAANGFGEHSPSDYSLVSVLIAEILLTAFFLMVVLGATDGRAPAGFGPLAIGLCLTLIHLISIPISNTSVNPARSTAVAFFNGNGAPGQLWAFWVAPLVGGLIGGLLYPLLFENGKFASRSSRNETADA; this comes from the coding sequence ATGACATCCCCGTCGCCTGCCGCACGACTCGCGGCCGAGTTCTTCGGCACCTTCTGGTTGGTCTTCGGCGGTTGCGGCAGCGCCATCTTCGCCGCCAAACAGATCGCCCAGTCCGACGACGGCCAGAACACCTTCCAGGTCGGCATCGGTTTCCTCGGCGTCTCACTGGCGTTCGGTCTGACGGTGGTCACCATGGCCTACGCGGTGGGCCACGTGTCCGGTGGACATTTCAACCCGGCGATCACTCTAGGGGCGGCGATCAGCGGCCGCTTCGCCTGGAAGGAACTACCCGGGTACTGGATCTCACAGGTGGTGGGCGGTCTGGCCGCGGGCCTGATGCTGTTCCTCATTGCCAAGGGACGGCCCGATTTCGTCGCCGAGGGCAACATGGCCGCCAACGGTTTCGGCGAACACTCCCCGAGTGACTACTCGCTCGTGTCGGTCCTCATCGCGGAGATCCTGCTCACCGCCTTCTTCCTCATGGTCGTACTCGGCGCGACCGACGGGCGCGCGCCGGCGGGGTTCGGTCCGCTCGCCATCGGCCTGTGCCTCACACTCATCCACCTGATCTCCATCCCGATCAGCAACACTTCCGTCAACCCGGCACGGTCGACCGCGGTCGCCTTCTTCAACGGCAACGGCGCACCCGGCCAGCTCTGGGCGTTCTGGGTCGCGCCCCTGGTCGGTGGCCTCATCGGCGGCCTTCTCTACCCGCTGCTGTTCGAGAACGGTAAGTTCGCGTCCCGCTCGTCGCGGAACGAGACCGCCGACGCCTGA
- a CDS encoding phosphate/phosphite/phosphonate ABC transporter substrate-binding protein — MRAPSIKTLLSVAVAGTLSAAALTGCSSTGSASTGWAKSADTLVFASVPDKAGSDANWKPLQNYLAETTGYDVEYYPTSDYTALIAALVAGKADIGVMGGLQYVMATNKGAEIEPVAASLISPDAEDAGYFSEAIVATDSTISSLAEAKGKSICFVDPNSTSGFLFGLNALSKAGLDVTSTGADANGRPTFADFTPFFAGSHDKATQAVASSQCEVGFAEDVVAAEAVEKGQVKVIGREYVPGGPFTVSSTLPAEAKTKVTDALRSATVEAIAESGVPLTDGFTSSYFGVLEVDKEYFTPISDLCTNIAAAKCAS; from the coding sequence ATGCGCGCCCCCAGCATCAAAACCCTGCTGTCCGTCGCCGTCGCCGGCACACTCTCGGCCGCCGCACTGACCGGTTGTTCCTCGACCGGTTCGGCTTCCACCGGCTGGGCCAAATCCGCGGACACTCTCGTCTTTGCCTCCGTCCCTGACAAAGCCGGCTCCGACGCGAACTGGAAACCACTGCAGAACTACCTGGCCGAGACCACCGGTTACGACGTCGAGTACTACCCCACCAGCGACTACACCGCGTTGATCGCGGCGCTCGTCGCCGGCAAGGCCGACATCGGCGTCATGGGTGGCCTCCAGTACGTGATGGCCACCAACAAGGGCGCCGAGATCGAGCCGGTCGCCGCAAGCCTGATCTCACCGGATGCGGAGGATGCGGGGTACTTCTCGGAAGCCATCGTCGCGACGGACTCCACCATCAGCTCACTCGCCGAGGCGAAGGGCAAGTCGATCTGCTTCGTCGACCCGAACTCGACGTCGGGGTTCCTTTTCGGTCTCAATGCCCTGTCCAAGGCCGGTCTCGATGTGACATCGACAGGAGCCGATGCCAACGGCCGCCCGACCTTCGCCGACTTCACCCCGTTCTTCGCCGGCAGCCACGACAAGGCGACCCAGGCCGTGGCCTCCAGTCAGTGCGAGGTGGGCTTCGCCGAGGACGTCGTGGCCGCGGAGGCCGTCGAGAAGGGCCAGGTCAAGGTCATCGGCCGGGAGTACGTACCGGGCGGACCGTTCACCGTCTCGTCGACGCTGCCCGCGGAGGCCAAGACGAAGGTCACCGACGCCCTGCGCAGTGCCACGGTGGAGGCCATCGCAGAGTCGGGTGTGCCCCTGACCGACGGTTTCACGTCCAGCTACTTCGGTGTACTGGAGGTCGACAAGGAGTACTTCACCCCGATCAGCGACCTCTGCACGAACATCGCCGCCGCGAAGTGCGCGTCCTGA
- the phnC gene encoding phosphonate ABC transporter ATP-binding protein — protein MINTTISPLTIPTKVAPLIEVTGVCKDFGANRALHDINLTVTRGEIVVLLGLSGSGKSTLLRHLDGLDSPTAGSVSVLGRTLGGSTPKQLRALRGRIGMIFQQFELVGPLTVLENVLTGALAQLRGPRLGLWTYPRPLRVTALEHLDRVGLLHKAYERADQLSGGQQQRVAIARALMQDPEILLADEPVASLDPESSAQVMALIREIAADRGLTVVCSLHQVDLALEWADRVVGLRAGEVVLDTPTAELSRDRAMAIYRQVGAETGEHDLRIRSGTW, from the coding sequence ATGATCAACACGACGATCTCACCCCTCACCATCCCGACCAAGGTCGCACCTCTCATCGAGGTGACCGGGGTCTGCAAGGACTTCGGCGCGAACCGCGCCCTGCACGACATCAACCTCACGGTCACACGTGGTGAGATCGTCGTGTTGCTCGGACTGTCCGGGTCCGGGAAGTCAACCCTGCTCCGGCACCTCGACGGTCTCGATTCCCCCACGGCGGGCAGCGTTTCGGTACTCGGTCGAACACTCGGCGGCAGCACCCCGAAGCAGTTGCGCGCGTTGCGAGGACGGATCGGGATGATCTTCCAGCAGTTCGAACTGGTGGGCCCGCTGACCGTCCTGGAGAACGTACTCACCGGCGCATTGGCCCAGCTCCGTGGTCCGCGCCTCGGGCTGTGGACCTACCCCAGACCTCTACGCGTCACCGCACTGGAACACCTCGATCGGGTCGGCCTGCTGCACAAGGCATATGAACGCGCCGACCAGCTGTCCGGCGGCCAGCAGCAGCGCGTGGCAATCGCCCGCGCCCTGATGCAGGATCCCGAGATACTGCTCGCCGACGAACCGGTCGCGAGTCTCGATCCCGAGTCCAGCGCACAGGTGATGGCACTCATCCGCGAGATCGCCGCAGACCGGGGACTGACCGTGGTCTGCAGCCTGCATCAGGTCGACCTCGCGCTCGAATGGGCCGACCGGGTGGTCGGACTGCGTGCCGGGGAGGTCGTACTGGACACCCCGACCGCCGAACTCTCCCGTGACCGGGCCATGGCGATCTACCGGCAGGTGGGTGCAGAAACCGGCGAGCACGATCTCCGCATCCGGAGCGGCACATGGTGA
- a CDS encoding PhnE/PtxC family ABC transporter permease: protein MVISLETAPSEPEQSVPRSSRRTGRTAGTTVILGMLAFGVYSLTTLDFSLANIVSSIDNAQKVFSLMDPISLPAWSELTYLIGLTLGIVILGTVVAAVVSVPVAWVSASNTTPSTTLRWLGRTIGVLTRAVPDVVLALAFSLAFVLGSPLPGVLAIGIHSIGMISKLFADAIEQIDDGPRLAIRAAGGSRAQEFWSGVFPQVLPSWIATILHRFDINLRGSAILGYAGVGGLGYAMKIAFEQFPQGYGRGLGIAAVIFVLCVVCEIISSTIRRNLLGVEPRGRRLGDRAVRLVSRWRGRGRSARTETPPTIAATVDSMARQPWTARRIRNTAWTIGALALVIASYWLADIDFADINWAYLWPSIQSFWPPSTGSHTFGEFAEALLVTVQVAFAAALLSLVVSLVIGSFAARNIAPNPVVRGTFRVLLVVFRGIPELVLAIFLIMITGLGNQAGVVALAVGGIGLLGKLIADSCEEVSPGPERALTATGAARGQRYLAATWPRALPSLIGNTLYLVDSNIRSATILGIVGGSGIGFYLMSASTLSSMHGQVTTLVVMMVVTVLTVEGVAAWLRRVFR, encoded by the coding sequence ATGGTGATCTCCCTCGAGACCGCTCCATCCGAACCGGAGCAGTCCGTCCCGAGGTCATCACGCCGGACCGGACGCACCGCAGGCACGACCGTCATCCTCGGAATGCTTGCGTTCGGTGTCTATTCGCTGACCACACTTGACTTCTCGTTGGCCAACATCGTGTCCAGCATCGACAACGCCCAGAAGGTGTTCTCGCTGATGGACCCGATCAGCCTGCCTGCATGGAGTGAGCTCACCTATCTCATCGGTCTGACACTGGGCATCGTCATCCTCGGCACGGTGGTGGCCGCCGTCGTCTCGGTTCCGGTGGCCTGGGTGTCCGCATCGAACACCACCCCGTCCACCACGCTGCGCTGGTTGGGCAGGACGATCGGAGTGCTCACCAGAGCGGTGCCCGATGTGGTTCTCGCGCTGGCATTCTCGCTGGCCTTCGTGCTGGGCAGTCCGTTGCCCGGCGTGCTCGCCATCGGCATCCACTCGATCGGGATGATCTCAAAGCTGTTCGCCGACGCGATCGAACAGATCGACGACGGCCCCCGGCTGGCGATCCGTGCCGCCGGAGGCAGTCGCGCACAGGAGTTCTGGTCGGGAGTGTTCCCTCAGGTGCTGCCGTCGTGGATCGCCACGATCCTGCACCGGTTCGACATCAACCTGCGCGGATCTGCCATCCTCGGCTACGCGGGCGTCGGCGGTCTGGGGTACGCGATGAAGATCGCGTTCGAGCAGTTCCCACAAGGCTATGGACGAGGGCTCGGTATCGCGGCAGTCATCTTCGTGCTGTGCGTGGTGTGCGAGATCATCTCGTCCACGATCCGCCGCAACCTGCTCGGCGTCGAGCCCCGCGGACGCCGGCTCGGTGATCGCGCGGTTCGACTCGTCTCGCGGTGGCGTGGGCGTGGGCGCAGTGCGCGAACCGAGACTCCGCCGACCATCGCGGCCACCGTGGACTCCATGGCCCGACAGCCGTGGACAGCACGCCGCATCCGCAACACCGCCTGGACGATCGGTGCCCTCGCGCTGGTGATCGCCAGTTACTGGTTGGCCGACATCGACTTCGCCGACATCAACTGGGCCTACTTGTGGCCGTCCATCCAGAGCTTCTGGCCACCGAGCACCGGGTCGCACACCTTCGGCGAGTTCGCCGAAGCGCTGCTGGTGACCGTACAGGTCGCATTCGCCGCCGCGCTGCTGTCATTGGTCGTCTCGCTCGTGATCGGATCGTTCGCCGCCCGCAACATCGCCCCCAATCCGGTTGTGCGCGGCACATTCCGGGTACTGCTCGTGGTCTTTCGCGGTATCCCCGAACTCGTCCTCGCGATCTTCCTGATCATGATCACCGGGCTCGGCAACCAAGCTGGTGTGGTCGCACTCGCCGTCGGCGGAATCGGGCTGCTGGGCAAGCTGATCGCCGACTCCTGCGAAGAGGTGTCCCCCGGTCCCGAGCGCGCACTCACCGCGACCGGTGCCGCGCGCGGGCAGCGCTATCTGGCCGCCACATGGCCACGGGCGTTGCCGTCCCTGATCGGCAACACGCTGTATCTGGTGGACTCGAACATCCGATCCGCCACCATCCTCGGCATCGTCGGTGGCAGCGGCATCGGCTTCTACCTCATGAGCGCCTCGACGTTGTCGTCGATGCACGGGCAGGTGACCACCCTCGTCGTGATGATGGTCGTCACCGTACTCACCGTGGAGGGTGTGGCTGCCTGGCTACGCCGGGTGTTCCGCTGA
- the phnF gene encoding phosphonate metabolism transcriptional regulator PhnF translates to MHNRSQSGYSTWRLIADELRGEIVDGGLSPGTRLPSESQLASRFGVNRNTVRHAVAALAADDLVVARRGSGTYVAEHTVLVHRIGLRTRLSDSLGERAKGASARLLESEIVPAPAAIATRLDLDDRLALRMKIVRTVDGRPISLSTSWFDADRVPGLADRFVAAGSLTRALRDGGVEDYVRGATTIAARHATTSEVAELELLEGAVVLAVEGFDVLPDGTPLQLGITRFPADRVELDVDPGR, encoded by the coding sequence ATGCACAACAGATCTCAGAGCGGCTACTCGACGTGGCGTCTGATCGCCGACGAACTCCGCGGCGAGATCGTCGACGGTGGCCTGTCGCCGGGTACTCGCCTTCCGTCGGAGTCGCAACTCGCCAGTCGTTTCGGGGTCAACCGCAACACTGTGCGGCATGCGGTCGCGGCTCTCGCGGCCGATGATCTCGTCGTCGCGAGGCGCGGCAGTGGGACTTATGTAGCCGAACACACGGTACTGGTGCACCGCATCGGACTGCGTACCCGGTTGAGCGACAGTCTCGGTGAGCGTGCGAAGGGGGCGAGCGCGCGTCTGCTCGAGTCCGAGATCGTGCCGGCTCCGGCGGCAATCGCGACACGTCTGGATCTCGACGATCGTCTCGCACTGCGCATGAAGATCGTGCGGACGGTTGACGGACGTCCGATCTCGTTGAGTACCAGCTGGTTCGACGCCGACCGTGTGCCGGGACTGGCCGACCGTTTTGTCGCGGCGGGATCGCTGACACGGGCGCTGCGTGACGGAGGGGTCGAGGACTACGTCCGCGGCGCGACCACCATCGCCGCCCGTCATGCGACCACGAGCGAGGTGGCCGAACTCGAATTGCTGGAGGGCGCGGTGGTTCTCGCCGTCGAGGGATTCGATGTCCTGCCCGACGGTACGCCGCTGCAGCTGGGTATCACCCGTTTCCCCGCGGATCGGGTCGAACTCGACGTCGACCCCGGGCGGTGA